In Bos mutus isolate GX-2022 chromosome 10, NWIPB_WYAK_1.1, whole genome shotgun sequence, a single window of DNA contains:
- the LOC102284734 gene encoding olfactory receptor 4F4 translates to MVTEFIFLGLSNSQELQIFLFVFFFVFYVGIVFGNLLIVITVASDSHLHSPMYFLLANLSLIDLCLSSVTAPKMIADFFSKCKVISFKGCLSQIFLLHFFGGSELMILIAMAFDRYVAICKPLHYTTIMRGNVCVGFVAAAWGTGFLHSVSQLAFAMNLPFCGPNEVDSFYCDLPRVIKLACTDTYRLDIMVIANSGVLTVCSFFLLITSYTVILVTIQHLPSERSSKALSTLTAHITVVLLFFGPCIFIYAWPFPIKSLDKFLAVFYSVVTPFLNPMIYTLRNKDMKTAMRWLRKWNINSRIKS, encoded by the coding sequence ATGGTGACTGAGTTCATTTTTCTAGGACTCTCCAATTCTCAGGAACTCCAGATTTtcctatttgtgttcttttttgtattctatGTAGGAATTGTGTTTGGAAACCTTCTTATTGTCATAACTGTGGCTTCTGACTCCCACCTTCACTCCCCCATGTACTTCCTGCTGGCCAATCTCTCACTCATTGACCTGTGTCTGTCTTCAGTCACAGCCCCCAAGATGATTGCTGATTTTTTCAGTAAATGTAAGGTCATCTCGTTCAAGGGCTGCCTCTCTCagatatttctccttcatttctttggtGGGAGTGAGTTGATGATCCTTATAGCCATGGCCTTTGACAGATATGTAGCAATCTGTAAACCCCTTCACTACACTACAATTATGCGTGGCAATGTATGTGTTGGCTTTGTGGCTGCTGCATGGGGAACTGGCTTCCTCCACTCAGTGAGCCAGTTGGCCTTTGCAATGAACTTACCTTTCTGTGGTCCCAATGAGGTAGACAGCTTTTATTGTGACCTTCCTAGGGTCATCAAACTTGCCTGCACAGATACCTATAGGTTGGATATCATGGTCATTGCTAACAGTGGTGTGCTCACTGtgtgctctttttttctcctaatcACCTCATACACTGTCATCTTAGTGACCATCCAGCATCTCCCTTCAGAGAGGTCATCCAAGGCTCTGTCTACTTTAACTGCTCATATCACAGTAGTTCTTTTGTTCTTCGGACCATGTATCTTCATTTATGCCTGGCCATTCCCCATCAAGTCATTAGATAAATTCCTTGCTGTCTTTTATTCTGTGGTCACTCCTTTCTTGAACCCAATGatatacacactgaggaacaAAGACATGAAGACTGCAATGAGATGGCTGAGAAAATGGAATATCAATTCTAGGATAAAGTCTTAG